The DNA segment CGAGAGGCTCCACCGATAGCAGACATTGTCTCCGGGACGGGAGTAACCACAGAGATAACCTTGCCGGGTTTTCCTCTCTCCGTAGTCCGGATCGCAATACTTGACCGGAGTCTCGTCCGCCTGGATATAATCGCCGGCTAAAAGTTCTTTTTCCATGTGGTTGTAAATGGGTTTGAGCCATTCGGCTATTTTCTCAACCCAGCGCACCAGGTTGGGACGGCCCACGGTAAAGCCGTGGCGTTTAAAAATCGCGCATTGGCGGTAAAGGGGCAAGTGATCGAGGTATTTGCTGATCGCGATGTAAGCAAGCAGTTGCGTTGAAGCCAGACCTTCGACAATGCGGACTGGGGCAGGGGCAAGAACCGGAGGCAGCGTTTTGTCATTCTTTTTCCGATACTTCGGGCGAATGATCTTACAACGGTAAAACCTGGGTGGGTCCACCTTTACTTCAAAGGTTTCTTCCTGGCCGATACGCTCATAGCTTTGCGGATCTGCCTGCACTTCCTCCGGCTCGATTACTTTTTCTTCGAGTATGGGAAGGTTTTCATAACACTCTTCCCGGCTCCTTCGCTTGGAAGGCTTGTTGCGTTCGTAGCTTATCTTCTCCTTCTCCCCGGCCAGTTCAGTTTGCTGCTCCTTGAGTCCCTTGAGTAATAACTCAAGCTGGGCGGGGTCGATCTTCTCGGATTTTCCTCCGGCAAACATCTGACGGCGAAGCCAGGCGATTTGCGCTTCCAACTCGGCGATGCGGGTTTCCTTCTCCGACAACCGTGCCTTTAATCGGGCGTTCTGATCAAGGATGGTTTCAACTAATAACACTGTCCGTATCTAATATTAGAATACGGATAATATCAAGCTTTTTCTACCTCTCATACCAAACTTTTTGCATGCCATCCCTTAAATCAATCCCGTCTATCAGCATGG comes from the Verrucomicrobiota bacterium genome and includes:
- a CDS encoding IS66 family transposase: MLLVETILDQNARLKARLSEKETRIAELEAQIAWLRRQMFAGGKSEKIDPAQLELLLKGLKEQQTELAGEKEKISYERNKPSKRRSREECYENLPILEEKVIEPEEVQADPQSYERIGQEETFEVKVDPPRFYRCKIIRPKYRKKNDKTLPPVLAPAPVRIVEGLASTQLLAYIAISKYLDHLPLYRQCAIFKRHGFTVGRPNLVRWVEKIAEWLKPIYNHMEKELLAGDYIQADETPVKYCDPDYGERKTRQGYLCGYSRPGDNVCYRWSLSRSHKSVTAFLETFKGILQSDAYDAYLQFEKSHEEVELAVCWAHARRKFYDALQRHPRECGLVLKLIAKLYKVEKEIRENELSPAEGLALRQKNATNTHARIKRVLMILRHRSLPKSELAKACNYSLNNWSHLTTYLNHGHIAIDNNAMENAMRPPAIGRKNWLFIGHPKAGDRSAILYSILISCQRLEINPYDYLCDVLSKDTQNLSDEELAALTPAKWKRARESEG